From a region of the Anaerobacillus sp. CMMVII genome:
- a CDS encoding glycosyltransferase family 2 protein → MAIEVSVIIVSYNRYPLNKLTLYSLKKQDFDLSKVEVIFVDDASTDRTPTLEKYRFPFTFQYVRNSQNLGRARSRNVGIQKARGKVLLFLDAEAIVEPNNISLHYAYHQKYNKAVVTGGNFYKLYSYLLPEFNEWEKQSIEKFMHKNEKYRKKVLKRLTISTNDFSSILNTTKPVKVIGRRDIKRYKTLRKLSEPKIYESRIIKKLGNKVENYHLSWLYCIGLNKSVRKSFIEEVGSYDENFQGWGAEDYEFGYRLTKGGAIYFADPNIYVYHQEHPVGPTRDYEAAKNIVYFQEKHPDIDVCIKSLQFINLDDANVLEDAVRDYYRLEEGFQLFKDTILKMLQEIPKIVSNNDLPISNLLERVGISYNTETSNQLIRERDLIASSGKCETLVMAFDKLTSL, encoded by the coding sequence ATGGCTATTGAGGTTAGCGTGATTATTGTATCTTATAATCGTTATCCACTAAACAAACTCACACTTTATTCACTTAAAAAACAAGATTTTGATCTGTCAAAAGTTGAAGTAATTTTTGTCGATGATGCTTCTACGGACCGTACGCCTACTTTAGAAAAATATCGTTTTCCTTTTACATTTCAATATGTTCGTAATTCGCAAAATCTCGGTCGAGCCCGCTCAAGGAATGTTGGCATTCAAAAAGCCAGGGGTAAAGTTCTATTATTTCTAGATGCTGAGGCAATTGTCGAACCGAATAATATCTCACTTCATTATGCTTATCATCAAAAATATAATAAAGCCGTAGTTACTGGAGGTAATTTTTATAAGTTATACAGCTATCTCCTGCCTGAATTTAATGAATGGGAAAAACAAAGCATCGAAAAATTCATGCACAAGAACGAAAAGTATAGAAAGAAGGTCCTAAAAAGGCTGACAATTTCCACCAATGACTTTTCTAGTATTTTAAACACTACAAAGCCAGTAAAAGTGATTGGTCGAAGAGACATTAAAAGATATAAAACACTTCGAAAGCTTAGTGAACCCAAAATATACGAGTCGCGAATTATTAAAAAACTAGGAAACAAAGTTGAAAATTATCACTTATCATGGCTTTACTGTATTGGCCTTAATAAATCAGTAAGAAAAAGCTTTATCGAAGAAGTAGGTAGTTACGATGAAAATTTCCAAGGTTGGGGAGCAGAGGATTATGAATTTGGTTATCGCCTAACAAAAGGAGGAGCAATTTATTTTGCCGATCCAAATATCTATGTTTACCACCAGGAACATCCGGTTGGACCAACCAGAGACTATGAAGCAGCAAAAAACATCGTATATTTTCAAGAGAAACATCCGGATATAGATGTATGTATTAAATCCTTACAATTCATTAATTTGGATGATGCAAATGTTTTAGAGGATGCTGTAAGAGACTATTATCGCCTAGAGGAAGGTTTTCAATTATTCAAAGATACAATTTTAAAAATGTTACAAGAGATACCAAAAATAGTGTCAAATAATGATCTACCTATAAGCAATCTACTTGAGAGAGTTGGTATTTCATATAACACTGAAACTAGCAATCAGCTTATAAGAGAAAGGGATTTAATTGCTTCAAGTGGAAAATGCGAAACTTTGGTTATGGCCTTTGATAAACTTACTTCATTATAA
- a CDS encoding PRD domain-containing protein, whose amino-acid sequence MRIDRILNNNAVVVVDGEKEKIVMGNGIAFQKRKNDIIPKHKIEKVFILRDQSSEKFQQLLATLPEKHIELAEKVIDYAEGYLEQPLNDHIHIALTDHLSFALERLEQGFTIQNKLKNEIKLLYKKEFEIGLWAKEEIQKELGIEIPNDEVAHIALHIHTAKMGSKSMSETMQKAEVLNDFISKLEEKLTIKIDESSIDYQRLITHLRFALARLEEDRSFEPIDQDMFKLIKDKYKTAYNYAEEICDYIKQEYGIEFPPSQIAYITLHFQRLL is encoded by the coding sequence ATGCGTATAGATAGAATTTTAAATAACAATGCCGTTGTTGTCGTTGATGGTGAGAAAGAGAAAATTGTTATGGGGAACGGTATTGCTTTTCAAAAACGGAAGAATGATATCATCCCGAAGCATAAAATTGAAAAGGTGTTTATTTTACGGGACCAATCCTCTGAAAAATTTCAGCAACTCTTAGCTACATTGCCGGAAAAACACATCGAACTAGCGGAAAAAGTGATTGATTATGCGGAAGGGTATTTAGAGCAACCCTTAAATGACCATATTCATATCGCCCTTACGGATCATTTATCGTTTGCATTGGAAAGGCTGGAACAGGGATTTACGATCCAAAACAAGCTTAAGAATGAAATTAAGCTGTTATATAAAAAGGAATTTGAAATAGGCTTATGGGCAAAAGAAGAAATTCAAAAAGAGCTCGGGATTGAAATTCCTAACGACGAGGTTGCGCATATTGCCCTTCATATACACACCGCAAAAATGGGTAGCAAATCTATGAGTGAAACGATGCAAAAAGCAGAAGTATTAAATGATTTTATCAGTAAGTTAGAAGAAAAGTTAACGATAAAAATTGATGAATCAAGTATAGATTACCAGCGCTTGATCACGCATTTGCGCTTTGCTTTAGCTAGGCTCGAAGAAGACCGTTCGTTTGAACCAATTGACCAAGATATGTTCAAGCTCATCAAAGATAAATATAAAACAGCCTATAACTATGCCGAGGAAATCTGTGACTACATTAAGCAAGAATATGGGATTGAGTTCCCACCATCACAAATTGCCTATATTACACTTCACTTCCAACGATTACTATAA
- a CDS encoding sucrose-specific PTS transporter subunit IIBC has product MNHREIAEKLITLLGGKDNVISAQHCATRLRLVIDDESKINKAEIEELDEVKGAFSTSGQFQIIFGSGTVNKVFTHFAPLAGVSGVDEETDKKVSHNDAAKKKLNPFARFARTLSNIFVPIIPAIVAAGMLMGLLGLMRTYNWVDPESGLFILLDMFSSAAFIILPILIGFSAAKEFGGTPYLGAVIGGIMTHPALLNPWGLANAEPSTLDFLGFGVEMLGYQGTVIPVLLTVYMMSLIEKGLRKVVPNMVDLLVTPFLTVIFTGFIAMLVVGPLGRALGDGLTTALDFLYNTVGPVAGFIFGGLYSTIVLTGVHHSFHAIEAELLISVGGNFLLPIWAMANVAQGGATLAVFFKTRNKKMKGIALPAAVSAFLGITEPAIFGVNLRYRRPFIAAAIGGALGGFYVVFTQVMANGIGLTGIPMFAIAQDPLNYGIGFLIAIVVAFVGAWVLGWKEEVAK; this is encoded by the coding sequence ATGAATCACCGAGAAATAGCTGAAAAGCTGATTACCCTCTTAGGGGGAAAAGACAATGTCATTAGTGCACAACATTGTGCTACGAGGCTCCGTCTTGTGATTGATGACGAAAGCAAAATAAACAAAGCAGAGATTGAAGAGTTAGATGAGGTAAAAGGTGCATTTTCGACATCTGGTCAATTTCAAATTATTTTTGGATCGGGGACAGTCAATAAAGTATTTACCCACTTTGCTCCGTTAGCAGGGGTGTCAGGGGTGGATGAAGAGACAGACAAAAAGGTTTCTCACAATGACGCTGCCAAAAAGAAACTGAATCCGTTTGCCCGTTTTGCCAGAACTCTTTCAAATATTTTTGTTCCAATTATCCCAGCGATTGTAGCAGCGGGTATGTTAATGGGACTTCTTGGATTAATGCGAACCTACAACTGGGTCGATCCTGAAAGTGGACTTTTTATTTTACTAGACATGTTTTCGTCTGCTGCATTTATTATTTTACCGATATTAATAGGTTTTAGCGCTGCAAAAGAATTTGGTGGGACCCCGTATTTAGGTGCGGTTATCGGAGGAATTATGACTCACCCGGCATTATTAAATCCTTGGGGACTTGCCAATGCCGAACCTTCAACACTTGATTTCTTAGGCTTTGGTGTTGAGATGCTTGGGTATCAAGGAACAGTTATTCCTGTTCTATTAACGGTTTACATGATGTCTCTTATTGAAAAAGGATTGCGCAAGGTCGTACCTAATATGGTTGACTTGCTTGTCACGCCATTTTTAACCGTTATTTTTACAGGTTTTATCGCGATGTTAGTTGTTGGTCCTCTAGGGCGGGCGCTTGGTGATGGGTTAACAACGGCATTAGACTTCCTTTACAATACAGTAGGTCCGGTTGCAGGTTTCATTTTCGGTGGATTGTATTCTACGATTGTATTAACGGGGGTACACCATAGCTTCCATGCGATTGAAGCGGAATTACTGATCAGTGTCGGTGGAAACTTCTTATTGCCAATCTGGGCGATGGCAAACGTTGCCCAAGGTGGAGCAACATTAGCTGTCTTTTTCAAAACAAGGAATAAAAAAATGAAGGGAATTGCGCTTCCTGCTGCTGTTTCGGCATTTTTAGGAATTACAGAACCAGCGATCTTTGGGGTTAACTTGAGATACCGACGTCCGTTTATTGCTGCGGCGATCGGCGGAGCCTTAGGTGGATTTTACGTTGTGTTCACGCAAGTAATGGCAAACGGGATTGGTTTAACAGGTATTCCAATGTTTGCGATTGCGCAAGACCCTCTTAACTATGGAATTGGCTTTTTAATTGCAATTGTAGTGGCCTTTGTTGGCGCCTGGGTTTTAGGCTGGAAAGAAGAAGTTGCAAAATAA
- a CDS encoding sucrose-6-phosphate hydrolase, whose amino-acid sequence MSTKDRELRERAYESVEKYKETVNKDPYRLHYHIMPPVGLLNDPNGFIHWNGRYHLFYQWMPFKTGHGAKFWGHVSTEDFINWREEEIALTPSEWYEKNGCYSGSAIEHDGKMYIFYTGNVKDENGNRETYQCLGISEDGVNVEKKGPVVELPEGYTPHFRDPKVWKQDDQFYMVVGAQTLDKKGAVALFSSDNLTAWSYEGDLAGGGKGPLKDFGYMFECPDLFSLGEKDMLIISPQGLKPDGMKYRNVYQSGYVVGYFDPKGKSYDHGEFEELDRGFDFYAPQTTEDSKGRRLMFAWMSVPDQNEQDHPTVEYQWLHNMTLPRELKMVGDKLYQLPVEELEGLRIGEALSHRVTLRNEVRELEGVNGRAVELRVNDISLVEGWFEIAIHDAARIVYSNGVFTLERKSYVDGTVENRQCILEKLDSLTIYIDTSSVEVFVNGGEEVFTARYYPAASQRSITFGASKECSFSVEKWDLGKRGDGSAAS is encoded by the coding sequence ATGTCTACTAAAGATCGTGAATTAAGAGAAAGAGCCTATGAATCCGTTGAGAAGTATAAAGAAACGGTCAACAAGGACCCTTATCGACTTCACTATCACATAATGCCCCCTGTCGGTTTGTTAAATGATCCGAACGGGTTTATTCACTGGAACGGGAGATACCACCTTTTTTATCAGTGGATGCCTTTTAAAACTGGTCATGGCGCAAAGTTTTGGGGACATGTTTCCACCGAGGACTTCATCAATTGGAGAGAAGAGGAGATTGCTCTAACTCCTTCTGAGTGGTACGAAAAAAATGGTTGCTATTCCGGAAGTGCCATCGAGCATGACGGAAAAATGTATATTTTTTACACAGGAAACGTCAAAGACGAAAATGGAAATCGCGAAACCTATCAATGCCTCGGGATTTCTGAAGATGGTGTTAACGTAGAGAAGAAGGGACCAGTTGTCGAGCTGCCCGAGGGCTACACGCCACATTTTCGTGACCCAAAAGTTTGGAAGCAGGATGATCAATTCTATATGGTAGTTGGCGCGCAAACTCTCGATAAAAAAGGGGCTGTCGCTCTTTTTTCATCGGACAATTTAACAGCCTGGAGCTACGAGGGAGATTTAGCCGGAGGAGGGAAAGGACCTTTAAAGGACTTTGGCTATATGTTTGAGTGCCCTGATTTGTTTTCTCTAGGTGAAAAAGATATGTTGATTATCTCTCCTCAGGGGCTTAAGCCCGACGGTATGAAATACAGAAATGTTTATCAGTCAGGGTATGTGGTTGGTTATTTTGATCCAAAGGGTAAGTCGTATGATCATGGTGAATTTGAGGAGTTGGATCGAGGATTTGATTTTTATGCACCACAAACAACCGAGGACTCCAAGGGACGAAGACTTATGTTTGCCTGGATGAGTGTCCCGGATCAAAACGAACAGGATCACCCGACGGTTGAATACCAGTGGCTTCATAATATGACCCTGCCTAGGGAATTAAAAATGGTGGGCGATAAGCTGTACCAATTGCCGGTGGAGGAGTTGGAAGGACTTCGTATTGGGGAAGCTTTGTCCCATCGTGTTACCTTAAGGAATGAAGTGCGGGAACTAGAAGGGGTAAACGGTAGAGCGGTGGAATTACGTGTAAATGACATTTCTCTGGTTGAAGGGTGGTTTGAAATTGCCATTCATGATGCAGCTAGGATCGTCTATTCAAACGGCGTATTCACTTTAGAAAGAAAAAGCTATGTAGATGGTACAGTTGAAAACCGCCAATGTATTCTTGAGAAGCTGGATTCATTAACCATCTACATTGATACGTCATCGGTCGAAGTTTTTGTTAACGGCGGCGAAGAAGTTTTCACAGCAAGATACTACCCAGCAGCCTCCCAGCGATCGATTACATTCGGCGCATCAAAAGAGTGCTCGTTTAGTGTTGAGAAGTGGGATTTGGGGAAGCGTGGGGACGGTTCTGCTGCTTCCTAA
- a CDS encoding glycosyltransferase, with protein MSTSNNEYSQHLGVMLNSLLENTKNREILNIYIIDGGISSDNKYRLNKVTGRFKKKLLFLRQMRNY; from the coding sequence GTGAGTACGTCGAACAATGAATATTCTCAGCATTTAGGAGTGATGTTAAACTCCCTTCTTGAAAACACAAAAAACAGAGAAATTTTGAATATTTATATTATTGATGGAGGTATATCAAGCGATAATAAATATAGGCTTAACAAGGTCACGGGCAGGTTCAAAAAAAAATTACTTTTCTTACGCCAGATGAGGAATTACTGA
- a CDS encoding glycosyltransferase family 8 protein, with translation MRELPTDSTIGYITKETYFRILLPELLSSKIKKVLYLDCDLIVKKDISELWNTDIKKYILAAVDESSMFGSGRRRRLKKELGISKRSRYFNAGVLLLNLKKWRKDGVSERIVNYLKRHPKLTFMDQDALNAVLHNEWHQLDYKWNYTTYHWDQFPHVKPAIIHFCGWRKPWNSDIRYKEEYFKYLKSSMWEESQNL, from the coding sequence CTGAGGGAACTTCCGACAGATTCAACAATTGGTTACATTACCAAAGAAACATATTTTAGAATTCTCCTACCAGAATTACTCAGTAGCAAAATAAAAAAAGTATTGTATCTTGATTGTGACCTTATTGTTAAAAAAGACATCAGTGAATTATGGAATACCGATATCAAGAAGTATATTCTAGCTGCAGTCGATGAGTCTAGCATGTTTGGTTCAGGGAGAAGAAGAAGATTAAAAAAAGAATTAGGCATATCTAAAAGATCCCGATATTTTAATGCAGGCGTTTTGTTATTGAATTTAAAAAAATGGAGAAAGGATGGAGTTTCTGAGCGTATAGTAAATTATTTAAAGCGTCATCCAAAACTAACCTTTATGGATCAAGATGCATTGAATGCTGTTCTTCATAATGAGTGGCACCAACTTGACTACAAGTGGAATTATACGACTTACCATTGGGACCAGTTTCCTCATGTAAAGCCAGCGATTATCCACTTTTGTGGTTGGCGCAAACCCTGGAACTCAGATATACGTTATAAAGAAGAGTACTTCAAGTATCTGAAATCATCCATGTGGGAAGAGAGTCAAAATCTATGA
- a CDS encoding glycosyltransferase family 2 protein — MKVSIIVPVYNTKKYLKRCLDSLINQSLEDIEIIIVNDGSTDDSQKVINKYHKKYPTKIVPIVKENGGPGIARNYGIKKAKGDYLGFVDSDDWVDPSMFKKLYKLATKGHDFIICDYVKIHKGNKSHVLKGFTGSFFDHQQAVLYSTDTAFSCNKLINKKLFDKDLLYTEGWYEDLATIPLLLTNAKSPAYLREPLYYYKFRSGSITNSNNLKTLGVIRSWGRLLARANPRYQQEIVFAVARNISSFLKFKPEHTTQFLSFAKEHQDTISKNIYYQEALRQGKLNDLFTLTNEK, encoded by the coding sequence ATGAAAGTCTCCATTATTGTACCGGTTTACAACACAAAAAAATATTTAAAAAGATGCTTAGATTCATTGATAAACCAATCCTTAGAAGACATCGAAATCATTATAGTAAACGATGGATCTACTGATGATTCCCAGAAAGTTATTAATAAGTACCATAAGAAATACCCGACTAAGATCGTACCAATAGTGAAGGAAAATGGCGGGCCAGGTATCGCACGTAATTACGGAATAAAAAAAGCCAAAGGCGATTATTTGGGATTTGTTGATTCTGACGATTGGGTTGACCCTAGTATGTTTAAGAAATTATACAAGTTGGCTACTAAAGGCCATGATTTTATAATCTGTGATTACGTTAAAATTCATAAAGGAAATAAAAGCCATGTACTAAAGGGTTTTACAGGTAGTTTTTTCGACCATCAGCAAGCAGTTTTGTATTCTACCGACACTGCGTTTTCCTGCAATAAACTTATTAATAAGAAATTATTTGATAAAGACCTTCTGTATACGGAAGGTTGGTATGAGGATCTTGCTACCATTCCGTTGTTGTTGACAAATGCTAAGTCTCCAGCTTATCTCAGAGAGCCTCTCTATTACTATAAATTCCGTTCTGGTTCTATCACTAATAGTAACAATCTCAAAACGTTAGGGGTTATTCGTTCATGGGGAAGATTGCTAGCGAGAGCAAATCCTCGCTACCAACAAGAAATAGTTTTTGCTGTAGCTAGAAATATCTCTTCGTTTCTAAAATTTAAACCTGAACATACAACTCAGTTTTTGTCATTTGCAAAAGAGCACCAAGACACAATTAGCAAAAATATTTACTACCAGGAAGCTTTACGTCAAGGCAAACTAAACGATTTATTTACCTTAACGAATGAAAAATGA
- a CDS encoding acyltransferase, with the protein MRKLYSNFLKTNNLLEGNVSIYLDFIRGISAILVVMEHLSSRLFVGYGNVENPTIFVQLLHLLNMLGGPAVIIFFVLSGVFISRSVLKAFYERKWAWKSYLINRFSRLYVVLIPALILTFILDGLTANFFEFQRYGDAITNLTQFVGNLFFLQNVFVGTYGTNYPLWSLSYEFWYYMLFPLILLLFSKQGKMKKAIYLIITVLIVSSIGTRMNSYFFIWLAGTVVILLPSINILKRWYVPIIALILVIVASVVRPLVMTGRLFTNEWTTDLIFVDIFIALVFGFFVYSLLQVPFTKFHNVDLGWLGKFSRLIAGFSFSLYVIHYPIINMVYRWGAMNGYGGLQPTIFSFIVELLLVTLLCIIAYLFSKLTEAQTPKVRKFLESKTNAFINRERNKQIRKESIPG; encoded by the coding sequence GTGAGAAAATTATACTCTAATTTTTTAAAAACAAATAATTTGTTAGAGGGCAATGTTTCTATCTATTTAGATTTTATTAGGGGGATATCAGCGATTTTGGTAGTTATGGAACATTTAAGTTCAAGATTGTTTGTGGGATACGGCAACGTGGAAAATCCAACTATATTTGTACAACTACTTCACCTACTAAATATGTTAGGTGGGCCAGCGGTTATCATTTTCTTTGTCCTTAGTGGTGTATTTATCTCAAGATCTGTCCTGAAAGCTTTTTATGAGAGGAAGTGGGCATGGAAATCTTATTTGATAAATCGTTTTTCAAGATTATATGTAGTGCTGATACCTGCATTAATACTTACCTTTATTTTAGATGGTTTAACCGCAAACTTCTTTGAGTTTCAAAGGTATGGGGATGCTATTACAAACCTGACTCAATTTGTAGGTAATTTATTTTTCCTACAAAATGTATTTGTAGGGACATATGGAACAAATTATCCATTATGGAGTCTTAGCTACGAATTTTGGTATTATATGTTATTCCCACTTATCCTTTTGTTGTTTTCTAAACAAGGGAAAATGAAAAAGGCTATATACTTAATCATCACAGTTCTCATCGTTTCCTCCATTGGAACTAGGATGAACTCCTACTTCTTTATATGGTTAGCAGGTACTGTTGTAATTTTATTACCTAGCATTAATATCTTAAAACGCTGGTATGTACCGATTATTGCACTAATATTAGTCATAGTTGCTAGTGTGGTTAGACCTCTAGTAATGACTGGGAGACTGTTTACGAATGAGTGGACGACGGACTTAATTTTTGTGGACATATTTATTGCATTAGTGTTTGGTTTCTTTGTTTATTCACTGTTGCAAGTTCCATTTACCAAATTTCATAATGTGGATCTCGGTTGGTTAGGGAAATTTTCAAGATTGATTGCAGGATTTTCATTCAGTCTTTATGTCATTCATTATCCAATCATTAATATGGTCTACCGGTGGGGAGCGATGAACGGTTATGGTGGTTTACAGCCAACGATTTTCTCCTTTATAGTTGAATTGTTACTTGTGACCCTTTTATGCATCATTGCATATCTCTTTTCTAAACTAACGGAAGCTCAAACACCAAAGGTTCGAAAGTTTTTAGAATCCAAAACAAATGCATTTATAAATCGTGAAAGAAATAAGCAAATTAGAAAGGAAAGTATTCCAGGGTAG
- a CDS encoding protein-glutamine gamma-glutamyltransferase — MIQVAGRQFSLEGIMDFGEVEGVIIQEMLNSPELFAYPSMNELRFEINIRKNIMESAKEMNASQVAFTIFENARCNPTYWTLTNAGGFLLRPGVRPSDAILDIYQNSTLYGFECATAIIIIYYQAILKSIGRRRFDSIFQNIYLYSWHTEPELEIDFFYSDHFLPGDVVYFNNPDFHPNAPWYRGENAVVLSDDTFYGHGFGILTAEQMIEFLNTQRFPESMRPAYLENLITRISPTTMHKLLTSHSGRSSKIVIHHNLCSISSIQYQFYLNNV; from the coding sequence ATGATACAAGTAGCTGGAAGGCAGTTTTCACTAGAGGGTATTATGGACTTCGGAGAGGTAGAAGGCGTAATCATTCAAGAGATGCTAAATTCTCCTGAATTGTTTGCCTATCCTTCTATGAATGAACTTAGATTTGAAATTAACATTAGAAAAAATATTATGGAAAGCGCTAAAGAGATGAATGCGAGTCAAGTTGCGTTTACCATTTTTGAAAATGCTCGTTGTAACCCTACTTATTGGACTTTGACAAATGCTGGAGGTTTTTTGTTGAGGCCAGGTGTGCGACCATCTGATGCTATTTTGGACATTTATCAGAACAGTACCCTTTATGGGTTTGAATGCGCGACTGCAATCATCATTATCTATTACCAGGCCATCTTAAAAAGTATTGGGAGACGTCGTTTTGATTCTATTTTTCAAAACATTTATTTATACAGTTGGCATACAGAGCCTGAATTAGAAATTGACTTCTTTTATTCGGATCATTTTTTGCCCGGGGATGTTGTGTATTTTAATAATCCTGACTTTCATCCAAATGCACCATGGTATCGAGGAGAAAACGCCGTCGTTTTGAGCGATGATACGTTTTATGGTCATGGGTTTGGCATACTTACTGCTGAACAGATGATAGAATTTTTAAATACACAAAGATTTCCAGAAAGTATGCGGCCAGCATACTTAGAAAATTTAATCACAAGAATTTCTCCTACAACAATGCATAAGCTTTTAACTTCGCATAGTGGTCGCAGCTCAAAAATTGTCATACATCATAATCTTTGTTCCATCTCCAGTATTCAGTATCAGTTTTACCTAAATAATGTCTAA
- a CDS encoding YjcZ family sporulation protein produces the protein MPAYGYGYAAPTHGHGFLLILVLFILLVIIGCSLPKC, from the coding sequence ATGCCTGCTTACGGATATGGTTATGCTGCTCCTACTCATGGGCACGGTTTTCTATTAATTCTGGTGTTGTTTATTCTATTAGTCATTATAGGATGTAGTCTCCCTAAATGCTAA
- a CDS encoding L,D-transpeptidase family protein: MGEAVEQLVEETTLLQKKWFRDWKFIIAGIVIIIVLIIGALSFYQATHFNENKKINDVDVSGLTAKGALKMLQTSILTNEVFIGDQLIFDGLDTQMAFTESDLPEIKKILKSQWSFFPTFETINFLLKPSEQDQYRTNFLKNELEQTLISINLDLIAPIDAYVFLEKGEIIVSKSVEGKQYDINSLLEEYDMQEYTSEIHLTPVYLQPIKEDSEVVKQQEETLKEFLLHTVDYTVQDQVHSLLASELVKNASLTETMEVLIDDPSDIKNKLAEINDAQSTLGKDFTFKTHSGSVISVKGKGYGWALDVEKETALIQEAFEQGEKSISASHIYGNGWSNEGFGYETTVNYGIGDTYAEVSIKDQRIWIYKDGNLVVTTNVVTGRKSTKEDTLPGVWYILYKRTPYTLTGTSVDDNEYAIEVDYWAPFTNSGQGFHDASWRENWASNAYLTAGSGGCVNVPPSMMKKVYENLKIYQPVVVY, translated from the coding sequence ATGGGGGAAGCTGTAGAGCAATTAGTGGAAGAAACTACTCTTTTACAGAAAAAATGGTTTAGAGACTGGAAGTTTATCATAGCCGGTATCGTTATCATTATTGTACTCATAATTGGGGCACTGAGTTTTTATCAGGCAACTCACTTTAATGAAAATAAGAAAATTAATGACGTAGACGTCAGCGGCCTGACGGCTAAAGGTGCGCTAAAAATGTTACAAACATCCATTTTAACAAACGAAGTCTTTATTGGAGATCAACTAATTTTCGATGGATTAGATACGCAGATGGCATTTACAGAAAGTGACCTACCAGAAATCAAAAAAATATTAAAAAGTCAGTGGTCATTTTTCCCTACCTTTGAGACAATAAATTTTTTATTAAAGCCTAGCGAACAGGACCAATACCGCACTAATTTTTTAAAAAATGAACTGGAACAAACGCTCATCTCAATTAATCTAGATTTAATAGCTCCGATAGATGCGTACGTATTTTTAGAAAAAGGGGAAATTATCGTTTCTAAAAGCGTTGAAGGAAAGCAATATGATATTAATAGTTTGTTAGAGGAATATGATATGCAGGAATATACGAGTGAGATCCACCTGACCCCTGTTTACCTACAACCTATAAAAGAAGACAGTGAAGTTGTAAAACAACAAGAGGAAACATTGAAGGAATTCCTTTTGCATACCGTTGACTATACGGTGCAGGACCAAGTTCATTCTTTACTGGCTAGCGAACTTGTGAAAAATGCCTCTTTAACAGAAACTATGGAGGTTTTAATAGACGACCCAAGTGATATTAAAAATAAACTTGCTGAAATTAATGACGCACAATCGACATTGGGGAAAGATTTTACCTTTAAAACTCATTCTGGTTCAGTTATCTCGGTTAAAGGAAAAGGGTATGGCTGGGCCCTTGATGTTGAAAAAGAAACAGCACTCATTCAAGAAGCGTTTGAACAAGGTGAAAAATCGATTTCCGCTTCTCATATTTACGGAAATGGCTGGAGCAATGAGGGCTTTGGCTACGAAACTACGGTAAACTACGGCATCGGAGATACATACGCTGAAGTGTCCATTAAAGATCAACGTATTTGGATTTACAAAGATGGAAATTTAGTCGTAACTACGAATGTGGTTACTGGAAGGAAAAGTACAAAAGAAGATACATTACCAGGAGTTTGGTATATTCTCTATAAACGGACACCATACACGCTTACAGGCACATCGGTAGACGATAATGAATATGCAATTGAAGTCGATTATTGGGCACCTTTTACAAACAGTGGGCAAGGATTCCATGACGCCAGTTGGCGAGAAAACTGGGCGAGCAATGCCTATCTCACAGCAGGTTCAGGCGGCTGCGTCAACGTCCCCCCTAGTATGATGAAAAAAGTCTACGAAAATCTCAAAATCTATCAACCAGTTGTTGTGTATTAG